The following are from one region of the Salirhabdus salicampi genome:
- a CDS encoding ABC transporter permease codes for MEFFNQMIEIFIYMGNNWSHLIELTIDHILMVVYGVALAVVVGIPLGILCVKSEKLASVILAVANILQIIPSLALLAILMLYFGLGFTTVVVGLFLYSLLPIIRNTYVGLKEVDNHILEAGTGIGMTPMQLLAKIQIPLSLPFMMAGLRVAAVIAVGVASIAPYIGGDGLGREIVSGINGRDNIKIYAGAIPAALLAIIADLVLGKMQKRMTKKTT; via the coding sequence ATGGAATTTTTTAACCAAATGATTGAGATCTTTATTTATATGGGAAATAACTGGAGTCATCTAATAGAATTAACAATTGACCATATATTAATGGTTGTTTATGGAGTCGCCCTTGCAGTTGTAGTCGGGATTCCATTAGGGATTTTATGTGTTAAGAGTGAAAAGTTAGCTTCTGTCATTTTGGCAGTTGCAAATATTCTTCAAATCATTCCAAGTTTAGCCTTGCTTGCTATTTTAATGCTTTACTTCGGTTTAGGATTTACTACAGTAGTCGTAGGGTTGTTCTTATATTCCTTACTACCGATTATCCGGAACACATACGTAGGCTTAAAAGAAGTAGACAATCATATATTAGAGGCCGGTACTGGTATTGGAATGACACCAATGCAGTTATTAGCAAAAATTCAAATCCCTTTATCACTACCGTTTATGATGGCAGGACTTCGTGTAGCGGCTGTTATCGCGGTTGGTGTAGCATCCATTGCACCTTACATCGGTGGAGATGGTCTTGGTAGAGAAATCGTTAGTGGAATAAATGGTCGTGACAATATTAAGATTTACGCTGGTGCTATTCCAGCAGCTTTGTTAGCAATCATTGCTGATTTAGTACTTGGAAAAATGCAGAAGCGTATGACAAAAAAAACAACGTAA
- a CDS encoding glycine betaine ABC transporter substrate-binding protein — MKKLLLAVMATTTLLFAAACGSNGDGEITELEIGTQTYTDPKIMAHMVEALVEDRTDIEVSIKKDISASPQIISAMDQGELHIATLYSGEVYNNHFDDDELEFTTDPEVTLDQAQRLFAEHFDFTWHDSLGFQNKYTVTIDGEFAAANNIEKISDLVPHADQLRFGTDGSWLERPNDGYRAFKEHYGFEFKDARGLQIELMYEGVENNELDVITAYSVDPQILELGLKVLEDDKNFFPPYTASLVARNDVLEEVPEVAEAIDSLTGQIDEQTMTQLIYEVDINKRDEQEVAVEFLKEIGLLQ; from the coding sequence ATGAAAAAACTATTATTAGCAGTTATGGCAACTACAACACTACTATTCGCTGCAGCATGTGGAAGTAATGGAGATGGAGAAATTACAGAACTTGAAATTGGTACGCAAACTTACACAGATCCAAAAATCATGGCACATATGGTTGAAGCTTTAGTTGAAGATCGTACTGATATTGAAGTAAGCATTAAAAAGGATATTTCCGCAAGTCCTCAAATAATTTCTGCAATGGACCAAGGAGAACTTCATATTGCAACACTTTATTCTGGAGAAGTTTACAATAACCACTTTGATGATGATGAGCTTGAATTTACTACAGACCCTGAGGTAACACTTGATCAAGCACAAAGGTTATTTGCTGAACACTTTGACTTTACATGGCACGATTCTTTAGGTTTCCAAAACAAATATACAGTAACAATTGATGGGGAATTTGCTGCTGCAAATAACATCGAAAAGATTTCTGATTTAGTTCCTCATGCTGACCAATTACGTTTTGGAACAGATGGATCATGGTTAGAGCGTCCAAACGACGGATACCGTGCATTTAAAGAACATTATGGTTTTGAATTTAAAGATGCACGTGGACTACAAATCGAGTTAATGTATGAAGGTGTAGAAAATAATGAATTAGATGTTATTACAGCTTATTCTGTTGATCCACAAATTTTAGAACTAGGATTAAAAGTACTAGAAGACGATAAGAACTTCTTCCCACCATATACGGCATCACTTGTTGCAAGAAATGATGTACTAGAAGAAGTACCAGAAGTTGCTGAAGCTATTGATTCTTTAACTGGTCAAATCGACGAGCAAACAATGACTCAATTGATCTATGAAGTAGATATTAACAAACGTGATGAGCAAGAAGTTGCGGTAGAGTTTCTAAAAGAAATCGGTCTATTACAATAA
- a CDS encoding ABC transporter permease: protein MELILDYIEFWQERYSSIMEYTMQHLTISFVSVILGALLAIPLGVYLTKIRTKAIRNVIFNTANVFQTVPTIALLAIMIPVLGIGMKPAIFALFLYSLLPLLRNTYAGIESVDPDVIEAARGMGFNTFQRLFQIEIPLAFPYIMSGLRITTVYIISWTTIAAVIGAGGLGGLIIAGLGFNDKFLIFTGTIMAVLMALLAEFLMGKLEKAVAYK from the coding sequence ATGGAATTAATTCTAGACTATATAGAATTTTGGCAGGAGCGATATTCCTCCATAATGGAATACACAATGCAGCACCTAACTATATCATTCGTTTCTGTTATATTGGGAGCTCTACTAGCTATCCCTTTAGGAGTTTATTTAACTAAAATACGTACTAAAGCCATTCGAAATGTAATCTTTAATACGGCGAATGTATTCCAGACTGTTCCTACTATCGCCCTGTTAGCTATAATGATACCTGTTTTAGGTATTGGCATGAAACCAGCTATCTTTGCCCTATTTCTATATTCTTTATTACCCCTTTTACGAAACACTTACGCCGGAATTGAATCAGTGGATCCTGATGTGATTGAAGCAGCACGGGGAATGGGCTTCAATACGTTTCAACGTTTATTCCAAATTGAAATACCATTAGCATTCCCATATATTATGTCAGGTCTCCGTATTACGACTGTATATATTATTAGCTGGACAACGATAGCAGCTGTTATTGGCGCAGGAGGACTTGGTGGTTTAATTATTGCGGGCTTAGGTTTTAATGATAAATTTTTAATCTTTACTGGTACGATTATGGCCGTATTGATGGCTTTGTTAGCAGAATTTTTAATGGGAAAATTAGAGAAGGCAGTAGCTTATAAATAG